In a single window of the Drosophila miranda strain MSH22 chromosome XL, D.miranda_PacBio2.1, whole genome shotgun sequence genome:
- the LOC108165103 gene encoding endonuclease G, mitochondrial-like isoform X1 — protein sequence MPEPQDIALYASVGVAAFVFGAFLQQETSINNLFDVIKRDPYVYHNRRKLYPVLSTFSTNHEARLWSRPVGLKDKICDRVKPLIKFLLPKPKEEMGLEEPPLANVLDILKYGLPSVEQLLVHKDYIMSRGIETKSATWICEHFRAGSSPDAPECLRYTDVFLLTGGCAEIGRAFTRPIWQELERYVTLKTQKCGSLYTYTGPIFTPKNHGTDKSWLEYRECKNASMPVPVPSHYFKVLIIEESQGPGGDVQPVAIEAYVIKNGHTDTVGCLSEHRVRIKDIEEQTGLRFNKQQQGPKVIKNKDKIEIEFTCK from the exons ATGCCAGAACCACAAGATATTGCCTTGTACGCCTCGGTTGGAGTGGCGGCATTCGTTTTCGGTGCCTTTCTGCAGCAGGAGACATCCATCAATAATCTATTCGATGTGATCAAGAGGGATCCGTATGTGTATCACAATCGCCGCAAGCTGTATCCTGTG CTCTCGACATTCAGCACCAATCACGAGGCTAGACTGTGGAGCCGTCCGGTGGGGCTGAAGGACAAGATATGCGATCGAGTCAAGCCACTTATCAAGTTTCTGCTGCCGAAACCGAAGGAGGAAATGGGCTTGGAGGAGCCCCCCCTGGCGAATGTGCTGGATATTCTCAAGTACGGCTTGCCTAGTGTCGAGCAGTTGTTGGTGCACAAGGACTACATAATGTCGCGTGGCATAGAAACGAAGAGCGCCACGTGGATTTGCGAGCATTTCCGCGCCGGGTCATCGCCAGATGCGCCTGAGTGTCTCCGATACACCGATGTCTTTTTGCTGACCGGTGGCTGCGCGGAGATTGGCAGAGCCTTCACGCGTCCGATCTGGCAGGAGCTGGAGCGGTATGTGACATTGAAGACCCAGAAGTGCGGGTCGCTGTACACCTACACGGGTCCCATTTTCACACCCAAAAACCACGGCACCGATAAATCTTGGCTGGAGTACAGGGAGTGTAAAAACGCCTCCATGCCCGTGCCTGTGCCGTCGCACTATTTCAAGGTGTTGATCATCGAGGAGTCGCAGGGGCCCGGCGGCGATGTTCAGCCAGTGGCCATCGAGGCATACGTGATCAAAAATGGCCATACCGATACGGTGGGATGTTTGAGCGAGCATCGTGTCCGCATCAAGGATATCGAAGAGCAGACAGGACTGCGGTTCAACAAGCAACAGCAGGGGCCAAAGGTGATTAAAAATAAGGACAAAATCGAAATAGAATTCACATGCAAATGA
- the LOC108164794 gene encoding uncharacterized protein LOC108164794 isoform X2: protein MDVNAFEILASIPDDPDTGRFFAQSRYLKLEIPPKADGCRRFLHGVAVKETFTGDVVMEDCVEMTTSSVLRYCGIVKVSRASILKYIYPKDFFVSKYNTKEP, encoded by the coding sequence ATGGACGTGAATGCATTTGAGATCCTCGCTAGCATCCCCGACGATCCAGACACGGGAAGGTTTTTCGCTCAATCGAGGTATCTGAAGCTGGAGATACCACCCAAAGCCGACGGCTGTCGCCGGTTCCTGCACGGCGTGGCCGTCAAGGAGACATTCACCGGCGATGTGGTGATGGAGGACTGTGTCGAGATGACCACCAGCAGTGTGCTCCGCTACTGTGGCATCGTTAAGGTGTCTCGGGCATCCATTCTCAAATATATATACCCCAAAGATTTCTTTGTATCAAAATACAACACCAAAGAACCCTAG
- the LOC108165103 gene encoding endonuclease G, mitochondrial-like isoform X2 yields MPEPQDIALYASVGVAAFVFGAFLQQETSINNLFDVIKRDPYVYHNRRKLYPVLSTFSTNHEARLWSRPVGLKDKICDRVKPLIKFLLPKPKEEMGLEEPPLANVLDILKYGLPSVEQLLVHKDYIMSRGIETKSATWICEHFRAGSSPDAPECLRYTDVFLLTGGCAEIGRAFTRPIWQELERYVTLKTQKCGSLYTYTGPIFTPKNHGTDKSWLEYRECKNASMPVPVPSHYFKVLIIEESQGPGGDVQPVAIEAYVIKNGHTDTVGCLSEHRVRIKDIEEQTGLRFNKQQQGPKLMTTDQCCFN; encoded by the exons ATGCCAGAACCACAAGATATTGCCTTGTACGCCTCGGTTGGAGTGGCGGCATTCGTTTTCGGTGCCTTTCTGCAGCAGGAGACATCCATCAATAATCTATTCGATGTGATCAAGAGGGATCCGTATGTGTATCACAATCGCCGCAAGCTGTATCCTGTG CTCTCGACATTCAGCACCAATCACGAGGCTAGACTGTGGAGCCGTCCGGTGGGGCTGAAGGACAAGATATGCGATCGAGTCAAGCCACTTATCAAGTTTCTGCTGCCGAAACCGAAGGAGGAAATGGGCTTGGAGGAGCCCCCCCTGGCGAATGTGCTGGATATTCTCAAGTACGGCTTGCCTAGTGTCGAGCAGTTGTTGGTGCACAAGGACTACATAATGTCGCGTGGCATAGAAACGAAGAGCGCCACGTGGATTTGCGAGCATTTCCGCGCCGGGTCATCGCCAGATGCGCCTGAGTGTCTCCGATACACCGATGTCTTTTTGCTGACCGGTGGCTGCGCGGAGATTGGCAGAGCCTTCACGCGTCCGATCTGGCAGGAGCTGGAGCGGTATGTGACATTGAAGACCCAGAAGTGCGGGTCGCTGTACACCTACACGGGTCCCATTTTCACACCCAAAAACCACGGCACCGATAAATCTTGGCTGGAGTACAGGGAGTGTAAAAACGCCTCCATGCCCGTGCCTGTGCCGTCGCACTATTTCAAGGTGTTGATCATCGAGGAGTCGCAGGGGCCCGGCGGCGATGTTCAGCCAGTGGCCATCGAGGCATACGTGATCAAAAATGGCCATACCGATACGGTGGGATGTTTGAGCGAGCATCGTGTCCGCATCAAGGATATCGAAGAGCAGACAGGACTGCGGTTCAACAAGCAACAGCAGGGGCCAAAG CTGATGACCACCGACCAATGTTGTTTCAATTGA
- the LOC108164794 gene encoding uncharacterized protein LOC108164794 isoform X1, producing the protein MLKMDVNAFEILASIPDDPDTGRFFAQSRYLKLEIPPKADGCRRFLHGVAVKETFTGDVVMEDCVEMTTSSVLRYCGIVKVSRASILKYIYPKDFFVSKYNTKEP; encoded by the coding sequence ATGGACGTGAATGCATTTGAGATCCTCGCTAGCATCCCCGACGATCCAGACACGGGAAGGTTTTTCGCTCAATCGAGGTATCTGAAGCTGGAGATACCACCCAAAGCCGACGGCTGTCGCCGGTTCCTGCACGGCGTGGCCGTCAAGGAGACATTCACCGGCGATGTGGTGATGGAGGACTGTGTCGAGATGACCACCAGCAGTGTGCTCCGCTACTGTGGCATCGTTAAGGTGTCTCGGGCATCCATTCTCAAATATATATACCCCAAAGATTTCTTTGTATCAAAATACAACACCAAAGAACCCTAG